Genomic segment of Rhodocaloribacter litoris:
GGGTGACGGTCACGTCCGGCTTGCCGGTGTCGGCGAAGACGGCCTGCACGTTGCGGGTGTCGAGCAGGTTGAAGACTTCGACGAAGAGCCGGGGCCGGACGACGCCCAGGTCGAACGTCTTCTGGAAGTTGAGATCGAGTTCGAACGTCCACGGCATGCGGCGCGAGTTGGTCGGAAACTCGGGCGGCACGTCGTTGCCGAAGAGGGCCGCCTCGGGGAAGAAGGGGGTGTAGGGGAAGCCCGACTCGAGCCGGAAGCGCAGCGCCCCGCCCCAGTTCTCCCGCCCGTAGTAGATGGCCCCGGCCACCTTGTGCCGCTGGTCCCAGTTCAGCGGCAGCAATTGCAGCGACGGCTCCTGGTTGTTGCGCAGCGCGATCAGCTCGTCAGCCGGGTTCGAGTTCGACCCTTCGACCACCTGAAACGTGTAGTTGATGTCGAAGCCGTAGTGATCCCGGAAGTGGCGCTTGAACGTCAGCGTCACGCCGCGCGTGTTGGCATAGTCGCGGTTGGTGAAGATGGTGTAGTTGACGCCGGGCCGGGCCGTCTGCAGGATGACCGATGTGGAGACCCAGTTGCGGATGTCGCGGTTGTAGGCCGTCACGTCCACGACGAAGTCGCCCAGGCCCTGCCGGAAGCCCAGCTCGTACATGGTCGTCTTCTGCGGCTCCAGGTCCGGGTTGCCGAACGGCCCGTACGTCCCCGTCGTGCCGCCGACCTTGTAGCCGAACTGGTCGAACAGGTTGACGAAAGAAGGGATCTGGAAGAAGATGCCGTAGGAGAAGTGCACCACGCCCTGCTCGGTGATCGGGTAGGCGATGCCCAGGCGCGGCGAGAGCTGCGTCTTGGGCGAGGTGCTCGTCCACCAGTACGCCTGTCGCTCTTCGAGGCTGACGCGGTTGTCGTCCCGCTCCTCGTCCTTGGTGATCTTGCCGTCGCCGTTGAGGTCGTGGAACCGGTTCTCCAGCTTGAGCGGGTTGAAGATGTTCGGGTCGGAGGGGTCGGCCGGGATGCGGGAGCGGGCATCGAAGTAGTCGAAGCGCAGGCCGGCGTTCACGATGAAGCTTTCCAGTTCGATCTTGTCCTGCACGTAGGCGCTGAGGGTGATCGGGCTGGCGCCTTCGAAGCTGTTGAACGCGGGGGAATCCTGTGGCGGGATGGCCGGTTCGAAGGGTTCTTTGCGGCTGCCGTCCTCGTTCGTGGCGGGGATCAGGCCGAAGCCCGTGGCCCGCATGTCGTCCACTTTGACCTGGAAGCCGGTCTTGACCAGGTGGTGGCTGCCGAGCTGGGTGGAGAGGTCGCCCTTGAGCAGGTAGGTGCGCGTGGCGCGCTCGAAGCGCCCCAGGTCGGTGCCGCCCCGGGCAAAGCGGTTGGCGCCGGTGACGACCGGCACGTAGTCGCCCGAGCCGGGGACGAGTTCCAGCGAGTCGGGCGGGCTGATGAGGAAGTCGTTGTAGCGCGGGTCGAAGGGATCTTCGAACGTCCAGCGCTGCACCTTGCGGTAGAAGGTGGCAACGTCGAGCGTGTAGAAGGCGGTGGCGCTGAGCAGGTGGGTCAGCTTCAGCTTGAGATCGTAGCCGCGGTCGGTGGTGGTGGCGCGGCCGTCGGGCGCCCAGCGCCAGAAGTGGCCCCCGTCGCGTCCCTCGGAGAAGGAACCCAGGCCGATGACGTTGAGGATCAGGCTGTTGGTCAGGCGCAGGCGCAGGTTCCCCTGCACGCTCGTCTTCTCGAAGGTGTTCAGCGGCACGAGGGCCGAGTCGCCGGCCGTGCCGTCCATGTTGAACAGGCGCGCCCCGTAGAGCCAGCCGTCGTTTTTGAAGTAGCGGCCGAGGAGGAACAGCGTGGCGCGGTCCGAGGCGATCGGCCCTTCGAGCGAGAGACGGGCGTTGTAGAAATGGGCCGGATCGACGGGCAGGTAGGAGTACGGATCGACGTCGCGGTACTGCACACCGGCCGACGTGAACCGTTCGATGTCGGTGCCGCGCAGGAACGCCTCACCGCCCTCGCCCGAGACCAGGTAACTGCCCGTGAAGACCTCGGCCGAACCGCCGAAACGGTCGCTGCGCCCTTCCTTCGTCACCACGTTGATGACGCCGGACATGGCGTTGCCGTACTCGGCGTTGAAGGTGCCGGAGATGACCTGCAGCTCCTGGATGCCGTCGTTCTCCACCTGGATGGCGGCCGAGCCGTCGTAGCTGTCGGTTACGGGCACACCATCGACCATGTACGTGATCTCGCTGGAACGGCCGCCGCGGATGTGGATGCCCTCGCGCATGGTGACGCCGGCCTGCACGTCGAGCAGCTGGCTCAGCTCGTTGACGGGCAACCGCTCGATCGTCTCACTCGTGACGCGGGCCTCGGAGCTGGTCACATCCTTCCGCACCGTCACCGCCTCGGCCGTCACGACGATCTCCTCACCCTGGATGATCTCCTGCGGCAGGGCAAAATCCACCGTTGTGGTCAGGTCCAGGTTGACCGTCACGCCGGTCTTGCGCTGGGTGGTATAGCCGATGAAGGAAGCCACGACGGTGTAGGTACCGGGCCGCACCCCGATGATGATGTACTCGCCGTCGATGTTGGTGGCCGTGCCCTGTGTGGTGCCCTCGATCACCACGTTCACCCCGGGCAACGGCTCGCCGGTGGTGGCGTCGGTGACGCGCCCGGCAATCTTGCCGGTCTGGGCGAAGGCGCCGGTGGCCGTCAGGCTCACGAGGCCCATCCACAACAGGGTCGGGAAGCTGCGCATGAAGGTGCCGGATTTCATCTTTCCAGGAGAAGGTCAGGAAGTCTTCTTTGCATCGAGCGCTGCCGCCAGCCGGGCCGCCGCCTCGCGATGCACCTGCACGTCGTACCGGGTCCGGAGGCGGTCGGCATGCTCCCGAAAGCGTTTCATCTCGAAATGCTCGCGGAGTTGCCGCTCGATCTCGGCGCGCGCTTCCTCGAACGGGGCGGGGCGAGCTGGCTGCCGGTCACCGATCTCCAGCAAAACGTACCGTCCTTTCACCTCGATCGGGCCGAGGACGGCACCGGGAGCGGCCTCGAACACCTTCGGGCCGAGCACGCCGAGCTGGTCCCGGGTCACATAGCCCAGGTCCCCCCCGGTGGCGTCGGCGCCGGGCCGGAGGGAATACCGCCGGGCCAGGTCCTCGAAGCGCGTCCTCCCGAGCCGGACCCGGAGCGACTCGGCCTCGGCCTTCGTCGCCACGAGGATCTCCCGGACCCGGACCCGCTCGGGAACCACGAAGGCGTCGCGGTAGGCTTCGTAATGTGCCCGGAGCGTGTCCTCGGGCACCACGGTGCCGGCCACGATGCGGGTGAAGGCCTGCTCCCAGATCCACTCGTCGAGGGCCCGGCGAAGCGCTTCCCTGAATTCGGGCAGGTCGTCGAGCCCGGCCGCCTCTGCCTGCTCGATCATCGCCTCCTGCACGGCCAGTCCCCGGACGAAGTCTTCCATCTCGGCCCGTGTGTCGATCGCGGCGCGGCGGGCCGCCCCGGTAAAGCGGGCCCGCTCGCGGAAGTCCGCCACGGTCCAGGTCCGGCGGCTGTCCAACGGGCCGAAGGAGACCAGAGGAGCCTCCAGGAAGGCCGCCGCGGTCTCGTCGTCGGTGATCCCGGCCCGGCCCGCCGCCTGATCCACGAGGTGCGAGAAAGCCGGTTCATGGAACGTGACCGCCAGCGCTGCGGCCGCATGGCGCACGTAGGCCGAGCGTGCCTGCGCCCGCTTCCGGCGGAGCACATAGGCCTCCAGCCGGTCCTTCTTCGCCGCGAACTCGGTCTCGGTCAGGATCGGCTTCGTGAAACGATCCTCCACCCGGATGATGGAATAGCCGTAGGCCGTCCGGACGGGTGCAGAGATTTCGCCGGGCCGGAGGGCGAAAGCGGCCTCCTCGAAGGCCGGATCCATCTCGTCGAAGGAGAAGTAGCCGAGGTCGCCGCCGCTTCGGGCCAGTGTGGTGTCGGCGAAGACCTCGCGGGCCAGCGTCTCGAACGATTCGCCGGCCTGCAGGCGGGCATAGAGGGCTTCGGCCGTTTCACGGGTCGGTGCATACAGATGCCGGGCCCGGAGCTGCGTGTTCATGCGGACGAACACCTCGGCCAGCTCCGC
This window contains:
- a CDS encoding TonB-dependent receptor, whose translation is MKSGTFMRSFPTLLWMGLVSLTATGAFAQTGKIAGRVTDATTGEPLPGVNVVIEGTTQGTATNIDGEYIIIGVRPGTYTVVASFIGYTTQRKTGVTVNLDLTTTVDFALPQEIIQGEEIVVTAEAVTVRKDVTSSEARVTSETIERLPVNELSQLLDVQAGVTMREGIHIRGGRSSEITYMVDGVPVTDSYDGSAAIQVENDGIQELQVISGTFNAEYGNAMSGVINVVTKEGRSDRFGGSAEVFTGSYLVSGEGGEAFLRGTDIERFTSAGVQYRDVDPYSYLPVDPAHFYNARLSLEGPIASDRATLFLLGRYFKNDGWLYGARLFNMDGTAGDSALVPLNTFEKTSVQGNLRLRLTNSLILNVIGLGSFSEGRDGGHFWRWAPDGRATTTDRGYDLKLKLTHLLSATAFYTLDVATFYRKVQRWTFEDPFDPRYNDFLISPPDSLELVPGSGDYVPVVTGANRFARGGTDLGRFERATRTYLLKGDLSTQLGSHHLVKTGFQVKVDDMRATGFGLIPATNEDGSRKEPFEPAIPPQDSPAFNSFEGASPITLSAYVQDKIELESFIVNAGLRFDYFDARSRIPADPSDPNIFNPLKLENRFHDLNGDGKITKDEERDDNRVSLEERQAYWWTSTSPKTQLSPRLGIAYPITEQGVVHFSYGIFFQIPSFVNLFDQFGYKVGGTTGTYGPFGNPDLEPQKTTMYELGFRQGLGDFVVDVTAYNRDIRNWVSTSVILQTARPGVNYTIFTNRDYANTRGVTLTFKRHFRDHYGFDINYTFQVVEGSNSNPADELIALRNNQEPSLQLLPLNWDQRHKVAGAIYYGRENWGGALRFRLESGFPYTPFFPEAALFGNDVPPEFPTNSRRMPWTFELDLNFQKTFDLGVVRPRLFVEVFNLLDTRNVQAVFADTGKPDVTVTQFQTGSFDPGYFVRPDFYREPRRIQAGIGFDF
- a CDS encoding peptidylprolyl isomerase, translated to MYRTSLLLFVLLFPWLPGCGEARQTPLLTVAGEPVSAETFRTAYVDYLLQTGLKDDARLRDGFLQRLITTKLVVREARDAGIEQEEGFRFFREKARRKLLVEAFADRVLFDTIRVTEAELAEVFVRMNTQLRARHLYAPTRETAEALYARLQAGESFETLAREVFADTTLARSGGDLGYFSFDEMDPAFEEAAFALRPGEISAPVRTAYGYSIIRVEDRFTKPILTETEFAAKKDRLEAYVLRRKRAQARSAYVRHAAAALAVTFHEPAFSHLVDQAAGRAGITDDETAAAFLEAPLVSFGPLDSRRTWTVADFRERARFTGAARRAAIDTRAEMEDFVRGLAVQEAMIEQAEAAGLDDLPEFREALRRALDEWIWEQAFTRIVAGTVVPEDTLRAHYEAYRDAFVVPERVRVREILVATKAEAESLRVRLGRTRFEDLARRYSLRPGADATGGDLGYVTRDQLGVLGPKVFEAAPGAVLGPIEVKGRYVLLEIGDRQPARPAPFEEARAEIERQLREHFEMKRFREHADRLRTRYDVQVHREAAARLAAALDAKKTS